The Candidatus Cloacimonadota bacterium genome includes a window with the following:
- the secA gene encoding preprotein translocase subunit SecA, producing the protein MLEKILRKIFGDKSSLDLKRYEPLVAEINDIYKGLSQYEDEQLIDRVTEIKTEIQDKLAPARRELEALREAFREATEDSERNNIDNQIDSQQKKLKELNKATLDEYLPEVFAIVKDTCRRMVGKEFMVKGNPVRWNMVPFDVQLIGGMVLHDGKIAEMATGEGKTLVATLPLFLNALLGRGAHLVTVNDYLASRDAEWMSPIFNFHGLTVGCITTGMDHESRREAYAADVTYGMNSEFGFDYLRDNMAVSPNQLVQRDFYFAIVDEVDSILIDEARTPLIISGPIAQDKNFYHELRPGISAVVQAQNTLINRFLSEIREDLKEDNPNASDSRLARNLLLVKRGAPKNKAFQKLMQDASLKRLVQDTEGIYLRDKKMTELDDLLFFIVEERQNSVDLCEKGRDMLSRKDPDLFVVRTLDDILGEIDAKEGIPEEVKAREREIATGHFMDKSEMLHNINQLLKAFTLFDNNQEYVVIDNKVIIVDEFTGRQMPGRRFSDGLHQALEAKENVAIEAGTQTFATITLQNYFRMFEKLAGMTGTAVTEEAEFMEIYKLPVVAIPTNVPVTRIDHDDDIYLTKNEKYQAIIDEIIYWHKQKKPVLVGTVSVEVSEILSRLLRRHGIAHNVLNARQHQREAEIITMAGSPGAVTIATNMAGRGTDIKLGESVVSQSVESYRDLTKSRTKEHPYGLPLDGLHVIGSERHESRRIDRQLRGRAGRQGDPGTSRFYLSLEDDLMRLFGSDRMAPLMQRIGLKQGEAIRHPMMTKAVEKAQTRVEEHNFEIRKNLIKYDEVMNQQREVIYSYRRSVLKGYNLKGEIQEMIHETIDRVVNDVCAASQYPEEWELGRICSYFKVLNISFRVEDLDSDHLNQELLLNTLYDIADEAYERRERQFGEEIMRDIERRSLLEVVDSEWRDHLHEMDLLKEGVYLRSYANKDPLIEYKKESFALFEGLISRIQENVTKRVYTTYLLTREQMMDMQDMLKGANMTHEAVNSFINNREQDYTSSATPPPEFGGTEMKIRPVQVAPKIGRNDPCPCGSGKKYKKCCGIHEQEDN; encoded by the coding sequence ATGCTCGAAAAGATTCTTAGGAAAATATTCGGAGATAAATCCAGTCTGGACCTCAAGCGCTACGAACCGCTTGTGGCAGAGATAAATGATATCTACAAAGGCTTGTCACAATACGAAGACGAGCAATTGATTGATCGCGTTACTGAGATCAAGACCGAGATCCAAGATAAATTAGCTCCCGCCCGCCGCGAATTGGAGGCCTTACGTGAAGCGTTCAGAGAGGCCACAGAAGATTCGGAACGCAACAATATCGACAATCAGATAGACAGCCAGCAGAAGAAACTGAAAGAACTGAATAAGGCAACTCTGGACGAATACCTGCCTGAAGTCTTTGCCATCGTGAAGGATACATGTCGCAGAATGGTAGGCAAGGAATTCATGGTGAAAGGCAATCCCGTCCGCTGGAACATGGTACCTTTTGATGTGCAATTAATCGGGGGTATGGTGTTGCACGACGGCAAGATAGCAGAGATGGCCACTGGTGAAGGAAAGACCCTAGTAGCCACGCTTCCCTTGTTTTTGAACGCCCTGCTTGGACGCGGAGCTCACCTGGTAACCGTAAACGACTATCTGGCCAGCCGTGATGCGGAATGGATGAGTCCCATCTTCAACTTCCATGGCCTCACTGTGGGTTGCATCACCACCGGTATGGATCACGAATCCCGCCGCGAAGCCTATGCTGCTGATGTTACTTATGGTATGAATAGTGAATTTGGCTTCGACTATCTTCGGGACAATATGGCGGTTAGCCCCAATCAATTGGTACAGAGAGATTTCTATTTTGCCATAGTTGACGAAGTGGACAGCATCCTGATTGACGAAGCCAGAACTCCGCTGATCATTAGCGGACCCATTGCTCAAGATAAGAATTTTTATCATGAACTGAGACCCGGCATTTCCGCCGTAGTCCAAGCCCAAAATACCTTGATAAACCGCTTCCTCAGCGAGATTAGAGAAGACCTGAAAGAGGACAATCCCAATGCTTCAGACAGTCGACTGGCACGTAACCTCTTGCTGGTAAAGCGTGGCGCTCCAAAGAACAAGGCATTTCAGAAGCTGATGCAGGATGCATCGCTGAAGCGCCTGGTTCAAGACACTGAAGGCATCTACCTGCGCGACAAAAAGATGACTGAACTGGATGATTTGCTTTTCTTCATAGTTGAAGAGCGCCAGAACAGCGTTGACCTTTGCGAAAAGGGGCGGGATATGCTTAGCCGCAAAGACCCCGATTTGTTTGTCGTCCGCACACTTGACGATATTCTGGGTGAGATTGATGCCAAAGAGGGTATCCCGGAAGAGGTCAAAGCACGTGAACGTGAGATTGCCACCGGCCACTTCATGGATAAGAGCGAAATGCTGCACAACATCAACCAACTACTAAAAGCCTTTACTTTGTTTGATAACAATCAGGAATACGTGGTAATCGACAACAAGGTGATTATCGTGGATGAGTTCACAGGACGCCAGATGCCCGGGCGCCGTTTTTCTGACGGTCTGCATCAAGCTTTGGAAGCCAAAGAAAACGTTGCCATCGAAGCCGGAACGCAGACCTTTGCCACCATTACGCTGCAAAACTACTTCCGCATGTTTGAAAAGCTCGCCGGTATGACTGGAACGGCCGTTACGGAAGAAGCCGAGTTTATGGAGATATACAAGCTTCCGGTTGTTGCTATTCCCACCAACGTCCCCGTCACACGCATTGATCACGACGACGACATCTATCTCACCAAAAACGAGAAATACCAGGCTATTATCGATGAGATAATTTACTGGCACAAGCAGAAAAAACCCGTATTGGTCGGTACAGTTAGCGTGGAAGTATCCGAAATACTCTCCCGCCTCCTGCGCCGTCACGGAATTGCCCACAACGTGCTAAACGCCAGGCAACATCAGAGGGAAGCGGAAATCATCACCATGGCAGGTTCTCCCGGTGCCGTTACCATCGCCACAAATATGGCTGGCCGCGGAACTGACATCAAGCTGGGAGAAAGTGTAGTAAGCCAGAGTGTGGAGAGCTACCGAGACCTCACCAAATCACGCACGAAAGAACATCCTTATGGATTGCCTTTGGACGGTCTTCATGTGATAGGCAGTGAACGCCATGAAAGCCGCAGAATTGACCGCCAGCTTCGCGGTCGTGCCGGGCGCCAGGGGGATCCGGGAACATCCAGATTCTATCTCTCTCTGGAAGATGACTTGATGCGTCTCTTTGGCAGTGACCGCATGGCTCCATTGATGCAGAGAATTGGACTAAAACAAGGTGAAGCCATCCGGCATCCTATGATGACCAAAGCTGTGGAAAAAGCTCAGACCCGAGTGGAAGAGCACAACTTTGAGATCCGCAAAAACCTGATCAAATACGACGAAGTGATGAATCAGCAACGCGAGGTAATATACAGCTATCGGCGTAGCGTATTGAAGGGCTACAATCTCAAAGGCGAGATCCAGGAAATGATCCATGAAACCATCGACCGCGTAGTAAATGACGTCTGCGCTGCCTCCCAGTACCCCGAGGAATGGGAATTGGGAAGGATTTGCAGCTATTTCAAGGTATTGAACATCAGCTTTCGGGTAGAAGACCTGGATAGCGATCACCTGAATCAGGAACTGCTGCTGAACACACTCTACGATATTGCCGATGAAGCTTATGAACGCAGAGAAAGGCAATTTGGCGAAGAGATTATGCGTGATATCGAACGCCGATCGCTCCTGGAAGTAGTGGACAGCGAATGGCGCGATCATCTGCACGAAATGGATCTTCTAAAGGAAGGTGTATATCTGAGATCATACGCCAATAAAGACCCCCTGATAGAGTACAAAAAGGAGAGTTTCGCTCTCTTTGAAGGGCTCATCTCCCGCATCCAGGAAAACGTTACCAAACGCGTTTACACCACCTATCTCCTCACCCGGGAGCAGATGATGGATATGCAGGATATGCTGAAGGGCGCAAATATGACGCATGAAGCAGTGAATAGTTTTATTAACAACCGGGAACAAGATTACACCAGCTCTGCTACCCCTCCTCCGGAATTTGGCGGAACAGAAATGAAGATCCGTCCGGTTCAGGTAGCACCCAAAATTGGGCGTAATGATCCCTGTCCCTGTGGAAGCGGTAAGAAATACAAAAAATGCTGTGGCATCCACGAGCAAGAGGATAACTAA
- the topA gene encoding type I DNA topoisomerase, translating into MAKNLIIVESPAKAHTISKFLQNQYTVKASMGHIRDLPDHDLGVDVEHDFKPSYVTDKKKSKVIKELKEAAEKADTIYLASDHDREGEAIAWHLSKVLDKESKGKSLYRIVFNEITSKAIATAISQPGSIDIAKVDAQQARRVLDRVVGYSISPLLWKVIAKDLSAGRVQSVALRIICEREAEINAFEPKEFWKIEADFWRDDLPKFKAGLEKVKGKKITVANQDEAEIIATSLKNQDAVLESITRKTRSVEPPPPFITSTLQQEASKILAFQAQRTMSIAQELYEGIDLGGDSSGLITYMRTDSTRISDEAIAACKELISQRFGDDLLHTGTRVYKSKQGAQDAHEAIRPTDPFKTPESLQAHLNNDQLKLYTLIWQRFIATQMKSAKVLATTAVISIGEASFGATGNHISEEGFLKCYSHVNIPLGEKISKDYSKNDSLEHSALRRSQHYTSPPSRYTEASLIKELEAKGIGRPSTYASIISTIRNRKYVNMEKKAFVPTPLGKDVNSFLTDKFDSLFNVKFTADMEDKLDEVEYGKVVWHDLVKKYYQDMQSLIAKVDVKKEKQAMIQETGIICDVCKVGKMVIKRSRSGEFLSCDQYPKCKNSKSFTRDADGKIKILVPPTLDEKCPECGNPLVERTGKFGAFIACSTYPKCKYSRPKTLGIVCPDCQKGEVVARRSKKGSPFYACSRYPDCKWISNDKPVAQSCPNCGNHYLSEKYSKDKGHYLQCPKCKHILD; encoded by the coding sequence ATGGCAAAGAATCTGATAATTGTAGAATCTCCCGCCAAAGCACACACTATCAGTAAGTTCTTACAAAACCAATATACAGTAAAAGCCTCCATGGGGCACATTCGAGACCTTCCTGATCATGACTTGGGAGTGGATGTCGAGCATGATTTCAAACCCAGTTATGTAACCGACAAAAAGAAAAGCAAGGTAATAAAAGAGCTAAAAGAAGCAGCCGAAAAAGCGGATACCATCTATCTTGCCAGCGACCATGACCGTGAAGGAGAAGCAATTGCCTGGCATCTTAGTAAGGTTTTGGACAAAGAAAGTAAGGGTAAATCGCTGTATCGCATAGTGTTCAACGAGATCACGTCAAAGGCTATTGCCACTGCCATATCACAGCCAGGGAGCATAGACATCGCTAAAGTAGATGCCCAACAAGCCCGCAGAGTTTTAGACAGAGTGGTAGGATACAGCATCTCTCCCCTTTTATGGAAAGTGATCGCAAAAGATCTCTCTGCCGGCAGAGTACAATCTGTAGCGTTACGCATCATATGCGAACGAGAAGCTGAGATAAACGCCTTCGAGCCCAAAGAGTTCTGGAAGATTGAGGCCGATTTCTGGCGTGATGACCTGCCTAAGTTCAAAGCAGGATTGGAAAAAGTAAAAGGCAAGAAGATAACAGTGGCAAATCAGGACGAAGCCGAAATCATAGCAACGAGCCTGAAAAACCAGGATGCCGTGCTGGAATCCATCACCCGCAAAACCCGCAGCGTAGAGCCTCCGCCTCCTTTTATTACCAGCACATTGCAACAGGAAGCATCCAAGATACTCGCATTTCAGGCTCAGAGAACGATGAGCATTGCCCAGGAACTATATGAAGGGATTGATTTGGGTGGTGACAGCAGCGGTTTAATCACATACATGCGTACCGACAGCACTCGCATCTCCGATGAAGCGATTGCAGCGTGCAAAGAGCTTATCTCTCAGCGTTTTGGGGATGACCTGCTACATACTGGAACCAGGGTGTACAAAAGCAAGCAAGGCGCTCAGGATGCTCATGAAGCCATCCGCCCCACAGACCCCTTCAAGACTCCAGAGAGCTTGCAGGCACATCTCAACAATGATCAGCTAAAGCTTTATACACTCATCTGGCAACGCTTTATTGCTACTCAAATGAAGAGTGCCAAAGTCTTGGCGACCACCGCTGTGATCAGCATCGGCGAAGCAAGCTTTGGCGCTACTGGAAACCATATCAGCGAAGAAGGCTTTTTAAAATGTTATTCCCATGTGAACATCCCTTTGGGAGAAAAAATCAGTAAAGATTATAGCAAGAATGACTCTCTGGAACACAGTGCATTACGTAGATCTCAGCACTATACCAGTCCACCTTCGCGCTATACGGAAGCTTCGCTCATCAAGGAACTGGAAGCCAAAGGAATTGGCAGGCCTTCCACCTACGCCAGCATTATCAGCACCATCCGCAACCGCAAGTATGTGAACATGGAGAAAAAGGCATTTGTCCCCACTCCTCTGGGCAAAGACGTAAATAGTTTTCTTACCGACAAGTTCGACAGTCTGTTCAATGTGAAGTTCACTGCTGACATGGAAGACAAGCTGGATGAAGTGGAATACGGCAAAGTGGTATGGCATGACCTAGTAAAGAAGTACTATCAGGATATGCAATCCCTCATTGCCAAAGTGGATGTGAAGAAAGAAAAGCAAGCAATGATCCAGGAGACTGGTATCATCTGTGATGTCTGCAAGGTAGGCAAGATGGTAATCAAACGCTCGCGCAGTGGTGAATTTCTCTCCTGTGACCAATATCCCAAGTGCAAGAACAGTAAAAGCTTCACCAGGGATGCCGACGGCAAGATCAAGATACTGGTACCCCCCACTTTGGATGAGAAATGTCCGGAATGCGGTAATCCATTGGTGGAGCGAACCGGAAAATTCGGCGCTTTCATTGCTTGTAGCACATATCCCAAGTGTAAATATTCACGTCCCAAAACCCTTGGTATCGTATGCCCGGATTGCCAGAAAGGCGAAGTGGTAGCACGTCGCAGCAAAAAAGGCAGCCCCTTTTATGCCTGCTCCCGCTATCCCGATTGTAAGTGGATTTCAAACGATAAACCGGTGGCTCAAAGCTGTCCCAATTGCGGAAACCATTATTTATCGGAAAAGTACAGCAAAGACAAGGGGCACTATCTGCAATGCCCAAAATGTAAACACATCCTGGATTAA
- a CDS encoding ABC transporter permease, which produces MHIGDGIRSALVSIASHKMRSFLTTIGIVIGVIAVVTMFSSVYALKDLINKNMEGMGWNFSVIIAPAGASLGHTNQRSAVETKRRAVQLVNPVDLDDYFALKNELDYKGIYGMVESSSLQRIGNEDNYVTVKATENYFFTNKNYNLDHGRMFSPIEAEEGLPVAILGYKYAEKYFPDSNALGEQLVIGDHRYRVIGVLGSDKLNSSGGMNFNTWERDRELQAVYVPLKYGSYRFTTGKQVHVIYLQAHNAKSFETMKAKARQILLSRHNMYPNFTFMDIGAMMLNISSEIDNQMKKWNITLSAIASISLIVGGIGLFSTLLISIQERMTEIGIRKSIGATEHDIFFYFIFEAIVLALLGAITGILIAWALVSGIGKVLHFPLYLPLSGVLLGLFFSLLIGFISGLFPAIKASRIDPIKAIYYLD; this is translated from the coding sequence ATGCACATTGGTGATGGAATCCGCAGCGCACTTGTAAGCATCGCTTCGCACAAGATGCGCAGCTTCCTTACCACAATCGGCATTGTGATCGGTGTGATAGCGGTGGTTACAATGTTTTCCAGCGTATATGCGCTAAAAGATCTGATCAACAAAAACATGGAAGGAATGGGCTGGAATTTCTCCGTGATCATCGCCCCTGCCGGAGCCAGCCTTGGGCACACCAATCAACGTTCTGCCGTAGAAACAAAGCGGCGGGCGGTACAATTGGTCAATCCGGTTGATCTTGACGATTATTTCGCCCTGAAAAATGAACTGGATTACAAAGGCATCTACGGCATGGTGGAATCCAGCAGCCTGCAACGCATTGGTAATGAAGACAATTATGTAACCGTGAAAGCTACGGAAAACTACTTTTTTACAAACAAAAACTACAACCTTGACCACGGACGGATGTTTAGCCCGATCGAAGCTGAAGAAGGACTTCCAGTTGCGATTTTAGGATATAAATACGCAGAAAAATACTTTCCAGATTCCAATGCCTTGGGAGAACAACTGGTTATCGGCGATCATCGATACCGGGTGATTGGAGTTTTGGGCTCGGACAAGCTGAACAGTAGCGGTGGCATGAATTTTAATACCTGGGAACGGGATCGTGAGTTGCAGGCAGTTTATGTACCCTTGAAATATGGTAGTTACCGGTTTACAACCGGAAAACAGGTTCACGTAATCTACCTTCAGGCCCACAATGCCAAATCATTCGAGACCATGAAGGCCAAAGCTCGTCAGATTCTACTTTCCCGCCACAATATGTATCCCAATTTTACTTTCATGGATATCGGGGCGATGATGTTGAACATTTCTTCCGAGATCGATAATCAGATGAAGAAATGGAACATCACCCTATCTGCGATTGCCTCAATCTCATTGATCGTAGGTGGAATCGGACTGTTTTCCACTCTGCTGATCTCAATCCAGGAACGTATGACCGAGATCGGCATCCGCAAAAGCATCGGTGCCACCGAACATGATATCTTCTTCTATTTTATCTTCGAAGCTATCGTATTGGCTTTACTCGGTGCTATCACGGGGATATTGATCGCTTGGGCTCTAGTCTCAGGCATCGGAAAAGTATTACATTTCCCTCTCTATCTGCCCTTGTCAGGAGTACTGCTCGGACTTTTCTTTTCCCTGTTGATCGGCTTTATCTCAGGTTTGTTTCCCGCCATCAAAGCCTCTCGCATCGATCCCATCAAAGCTATCTACTATTTGGATTGA
- a CDS encoding TonB-dependent receptor plug domain-containing protein encodes MKRIILISMGLFPMLIFSVRSESDSLKQYHLHPVRVIAEGPQASIGSISSIQKPKNSDSISEAIKLSPGLNISYGSRDESNLKIRGFRKNENLIMIDGRPLNSGYFGNVDLSKILIDDIAEIRIVKGPASAMYGTSTMGGVVNLISSKDAYRLALESKLSRNLVNSQRISSAQRLGDFRYKFSIMRDERRPYPLSEDFEPTVFENGKLRDHNYQSSWQMDAIGDWLVNDLHEMSVNLGYTTIPYKEIPSSIYIWDYGTYKDWYRANASLGMDFFSSLSSNVRGQVYFDAAGDTFERFRDASHQIPELSSRMESFNIGLAPVYEHRARGVWNTGSRMEYRKIKRKDDNNYREWTHNHALVGSVFSQYEADINAALSYTLSLGIAFFGHSKSEQVRFHPEPSAAIIWNHQDNVSTMLSLGINSSIPTMRQLFSAENGNPDLKASSARKVELSHKRNLGSRVMLDTSVYFNDVRNLIDRTNNRYENIYKHQSYGGEISLNCNIAEIWDATLQYSLLQNRGDYKLSDSAPHSMELLNRIQLPWDFVLHCNSEYRSKRDSQDSIEQFHSLPAYFAHEIGIQKKWRNFEIQFALQNILDENYQTEYGFPAPGRDFSLRLKYILR; translated from the coding sequence TTGAAGAGAATAATCCTGATCAGCATGGGTCTATTTCCCATGCTGATCTTTTCTGTTAGAAGCGAATCCGATTCGCTGAAGCAGTATCATTTGCATCCGGTTAGGGTAATTGCCGAGGGACCTCAAGCCAGCATCGGATCCATTAGCAGTATCCAAAAGCCGAAAAACAGCGACAGCATCTCCGAAGCCATCAAGCTAAGTCCAGGTCTCAATATCAGTTACGGTTCCCGTGATGAGAGTAATCTGAAGATACGCGGCTTTCGTAAGAACGAGAACTTGATAATGATCGATGGCAGACCTCTGAATAGCGGATATTTCGGCAATGTGGACCTCTCAAAAATCCTGATCGACGATATTGCCGAGATCCGCATTGTAAAAGGACCTGCCAGCGCCATGTATGGCACATCGACCATGGGTGGAGTGGTGAATCTGATCAGCAGCAAAGACGCCTATCGCCTTGCTCTGGAAAGCAAACTATCCCGCAATTTGGTGAACTCCCAGAGGATATCTTCAGCTCAGAGATTGGGAGATTTTCGCTACAAGTTCAGCATCATGCGGGATGAACGCAGGCCTTATCCGCTATCCGAAGATTTTGAGCCCACAGTGTTTGAGAATGGAAAGCTAAGGGATCATAACTATCAAAGCAGTTGGCAAATGGATGCAATCGGCGATTGGCTGGTGAATGATCTGCATGAAATGAGTGTAAACCTGGGTTATACTACTATACCATATAAAGAGATCCCTTCATCCATATATATTTGGGATTATGGCACTTACAAGGATTGGTACAGGGCAAATGCAAGCTTGGGCATGGATTTCTTTAGCTCGCTAAGCAGCAACGTACGCGGGCAAGTATATTTCGACGCTGCGGGTGATACTTTCGAACGTTTTCGAGACGCTAGCCATCAAATTCCTGAATTGTCCTCACGTATGGAATCCTTCAATATCGGTCTTGCCCCTGTGTATGAACATAGAGCCAGGGGAGTATGGAATACCGGTAGCAGGATGGAGTACCGAAAGATAAAGCGAAAAGATGACAACAACTATCGCGAGTGGACACACAATCATGCGCTGGTGGGCAGTGTATTCTCCCAGTATGAAGCGGACATCAACGCTGCGCTTAGCTACACTCTCAGCCTGGGCATCGCTTTCTTTGGACATAGTAAATCTGAACAGGTCAGGTTTCATCCGGAACCTTCGGCTGCCATCATCTGGAATCATCAAGACAACGTAAGCACTATGCTTTCACTGGGGATAAACAGCTCCATACCCACGATGCGCCAGTTGTTTTCTGCAGAAAACGGAAATCCAGATCTGAAAGCATCTTCAGCCAGAAAAGTAGAACTGAGTCACAAACGCAATCTGGGCTCAAGGGTCATGCTGGATACAAGTGTTTATTTCAACGATGTGCGCAATCTGATCGATAGAACCAACAATCGTTATGAGAACATTTATAAGCACCAAAGTTATGGCGGAGAAATCTCTTTAAACTGCAATATAGCTGAGATTTGGGATGCTACATTGCAGTATTCCCTTTTACAAAACCGGGGGGATTACAAGCTTAGCGACAGCGCTCCTCATAGTATGGAGCTGCTCAATAGGATTCAGCTTCCCTGGGATTTTGTACTGCACTGCAACTCCGAATATCGCAGTAAGCGGGATTCTCAGGACAGTATAGAACAATTTCATTCGCTGCCGGCGTATTTTGCTCATGAGATCGGTATCCAAAAGAAATGGCGTAACTTTGAGATACAATTTGCCCTACAAAACATCCTCGATGAGAACTACCAAACCGAATATGGCTTTCCAGCACCGGGAAGAGACTTTAGTCTGCGGCTTAAATACATACTGAGATAA
- a CDS encoding S24 family peptidase, which translates to MDYKMLLNELLSSLKLSKKKFAEQLGLSQGNVSDWFNRPGYRPSIDALKRISEIYNVNLNWLITGKGDMFNSTHARENPPGAGVLTIPVYADIAAGIGIEAEDLEPTESISIPSEAITNIPGPFYCFRVNGVSMEPELHTGDYAIISGWQFDVDYNGYFCAFRSVDGLLIKRLVYDHRCKRCLLVPVNPTHPIIEYDEHSPDIKIIGRLVAVLRKYI; encoded by the coding sequence ATGGATTATAAGATGCTGCTAAATGAGCTGTTAAGCTCACTCAAACTTAGCAAAAAAAAGTTTGCCGAGCAGCTCGGATTGTCTCAGGGGAACGTGTCCGATTGGTTTAATCGGCCAGGATACCGCCCATCAATCGACGCCTTAAAACGAATAAGCGAAATCTACAATGTTAATCTCAACTGGCTCATCACCGGCAAGGGTGACATGTTTAATAGTACGCACGCGCGCGAGAATCCCCCTGGAGCCGGAGTCCTCACCATCCCGGTATATGCAGATATCGCAGCCGGCATTGGCATTGAAGCTGAAGACCTCGAACCCACCGAATCCATTTCTATCCCCAGCGAAGCGATCACTAACATCCCAGGCCCCTTTTACTGCTTTCGCGTTAATGGGGTGTCAATGGAACCAGAGCTGCATACCGGAGATTATGCCATCATATCCGGCTGGCAGTTTGATGTGGATTACAATGGATACTTTTGCGCCTTCCGTTCAGTTGATGGTCTATTGATCAAACGTCTGGTCTATGATCACCGGTGCAAACGCTGTCTGCTTGTACCGGTCAACCCCACCCACCCAATCATTGAATACGATGAGCACAGCCCCGACATTAAGATAATCGGACGCCTGGTCGCTGTGCTTCGCAAATACATATAG
- a CDS encoding protein MraZ, with the protein MSGEFLGIFENSVHKQRVIIPASFKKKFAETAMRSVVVTMGPSNTIAIYPLDSWKSTLERLKEGDERAKRLRTQLIDFAMMEQELEGPGRVRIHELLLNEVGIEDSVIIKGEGHYISLWNPEIYAKVRQSKLKAHRDTFTSEDYQL; encoded by the coding sequence ATGTCCGGTGAATTTTTAGGTATCTTCGAAAACTCAGTACACAAGCAGCGCGTGATTATTCCGGCCAGTTTCAAGAAGAAATTCGCAGAAACAGCCATGCGCTCGGTTGTGGTTACCATGGGGCCTTCAAACACCATCGCCATCTACCCTCTCGATAGCTGGAAAAGCACTTTGGAACGCCTGAAAGAAGGTGACGAAAGAGCAAAAAGACTGCGTACTCAACTGATCGATTTTGCGATGATGGAACAAGAACTGGAAGGACCCGGTAGAGTGAGGATTCACGAATTGCTTTTGAATGAAGTAGGGATCGAAGACAGCGTGATCATCAAAGGCGAGGGGCATTATATTTCCTTGTGGAATCCTGAAATCTACGCCAAGGTTCGGCAGAGCAAGCTGAAAGCTCATCGCGATACTTTCACCAGTGAGGACTACCAACTGTGA
- the rsmH gene encoding 16S rRNA (cytosine(1402)-N(4))-methyltransferase RsmH, whose translation MSSYHEPVMLQSCMDYLNLQKGKIYVDATLGGGGHALAMYQRESGIRLYGFDQDEEAINAATKRLQGYSPVLIKANFRDLRTQLAYNKVKGIDGILFDLGVSSHQLNETKRGFSFDREAELDMRMDREAELSAQQIVNEYSYEELKRIFKEYGEEQSAGRIGRAIERYRAERRINTTTELAGIIETVVGSGSKESLKTKVRIFQALRICVNDELNALSGALDDAVNLLNPGGRIVVMSYHSLEDRIVKNTFKLAEQDCICPPAIINCVCSHYSKLKILTRRPITAGPEEIASNVRSRSAKLRAAEKKWGKK comes from the coding sequence GTGAGCAGTTACCATGAACCGGTAATGCTGCAATCCTGTATGGATTATCTAAATCTTCAGAAGGGCAAGATCTATGTGGATGCCACTTTAGGCGGTGGTGGACATGCACTGGCCATGTATCAAAGAGAGTCCGGTATCCGGTTATATGGTTTTGATCAGGATGAAGAAGCGATAAATGCTGCCACGAAGCGTTTGCAAGGTTATTCTCCGGTTCTTATAAAAGCGAATTTCCGGGATTTGCGCACTCAACTAGCATATAATAAGGTAAAGGGGATAGATGGCATACTCTTTGATCTGGGTGTAAGCTCGCACCAATTGAACGAGACTAAGCGTGGTTTTAGTTTTGACCGGGAAGCAGAACTGGATATGCGTATGGATCGCGAAGCAGAACTGAGCGCACAGCAGATTGTGAATGAATACAGCTATGAAGAGCTGAAAAGAATCTTCAAAGAATACGGTGAAGAGCAATCTGCTGGCAGAATCGGTAGGGCTATCGAACGCTACAGAGCTGAACGCAGGATCAATACCACTACAGAGTTGGCGGGGATCATCGAGACTGTTGTAGGTTCAGGCAGCAAAGAATCTTTGAAAACGAAGGTCAGAATCTTCCAAGCTTTAAGAATCTGCGTAAACGATGAATTGAACGCTTTGTCCGGTGCCTTGGATGATGCCGTCAATCTGCTGAATCCCGGAGGAAGGATTGTGGTGATGAGTTACCACTCTCTTGAAGACCGCATTGTAAAAAACACGTTCAAACTTGCGGAGCAAGATTGCATCTGCCCTCCGGCCATCATCAACTGTGTATGTTCCCACTATAGCAAACTAAAGATACTTACCAGGAGACCGATAACAGCCGGTCCCGAAGAAATAGCATCAAATGTCCGCTCGCGCAGTGCTAAGCTGAGAGCGGCAGAAAAGAAATGGGGGAAAAAATGA